A genomic segment from Phycisphaerales bacterium AB-hyl4 encodes:
- a CDS encoding complex I subunit 5 family protein, translated as MASLWLLILGLPVVVALMLSADEPTRRLARVLAPWVAWPAVVLSLAWPTDLFARADWWLLGGAFGLDGVGRLFALLVSTLWLIAGFYASAYMRDNPKHDVFWMWFLLAMTGNLGLVVSFDVASFYLFFTLMTFAAFGLVALQGDSPSLFAGKVYIAMSVAGEAVLLVGLLRLAATLPDLSMEGMAEHVLVQPGATLTMVLLLVGFGVKAGLFTLHMWLPLAHPAAPTPASAVLSGAMIKAGVLGWLRFFPGGVEPMVAFGAVMVGFGLAGAIVGVLFGLVQRDPKSNLAYSSVSQVGFMTVGVGLGLMEPTLWPTAVVVVALYAMHHGLAKAALFLAVGVAMHGGRGGWRTVGLYAGVVVAALSLAGMPLSSGYLAKMWLKDLGGDLPHAWLGWVELLLPIAAVGTTLLMGRLFWLLRREHRNEEHDYKQGLWGPWLVLLALVVGMTWVTPTVLRLEPTGVAARPEFAWDAMWAAFWPVGLGLLLLMAMVWRGVTIAWWMRVPPGDALVIVRWGIDLMRRPWEGVVIPASTRLSESAFAMRNYLLLKVSKTMAVGEIVLVRWGAGGIMFILLILVLALAVVMGRGVGSGGL; from the coding sequence ATGGCGAGTTTGTGGTTGCTGATTTTGGGGCTGCCGGTGGTGGTGGCGTTGATGCTCAGCGCGGATGAGCCGACGCGTCGGCTTGCGCGGGTGTTGGCGCCGTGGGTGGCGTGGCCGGCGGTGGTGTTGTCGCTGGCTTGGCCGACGGATCTGTTTGCGCGGGCCGATTGGTGGTTGCTGGGCGGGGCGTTCGGGCTTGATGGCGTGGGGCGGTTGTTTGCGCTGCTGGTGTCGACGTTGTGGTTGATCGCGGGGTTTTATGCGTCGGCGTACATGCGCGACAACCCGAAACACGACGTGTTCTGGATGTGGTTTCTGCTGGCAATGACGGGCAACCTCGGGCTGGTGGTGAGTTTTGATGTTGCGAGCTTCTACCTGTTTTTCACGTTGATGACGTTCGCGGCGTTCGGGCTGGTGGCATTGCAGGGCGATTCGCCCTCGCTGTTCGCGGGCAAGGTTTACATCGCGATGTCGGTGGCGGGCGAGGCGGTGTTGCTGGTGGGGTTGCTGCGGTTGGCGGCGACGCTGCCGGACCTGTCGATGGAGGGCATGGCGGAGCATGTGCTGGTCCAGCCGGGCGCGACGTTGACGATGGTGCTGCTGCTGGTGGGCTTCGGCGTGAAGGCGGGCCTGTTTACGTTGCATATGTGGCTGCCTTTGGCACACCCGGCTGCGCCGACGCCGGCAAGCGCGGTACTCAGCGGGGCGATGATCAAAGCGGGGGTGTTGGGCTGGTTGCGGTTTTTCCCGGGCGGGGTTGAGCCGATGGTCGCGTTCGGGGCGGTGATGGTCGGCTTCGGCCTTGCGGGGGCGATCGTCGGCGTGCTGTTCGGGTTGGTGCAGCGTGATCCGAAGAGCAACCTGGCGTATTCGTCGGTGAGTCAGGTGGGGTTCATGACGGTAGGGGTGGGGTTGGGATTGATGGAGCCGACGCTTTGGCCGACGGCGGTGGTGGTGGTGGCGTTGTATGCGATGCATCACGGGCTCGCGAAGGCGGCGCTGTTTCTGGCGGTGGGGGTGGCGATGCATGGCGGGCGTGGTGGGTGGCGGACGGTGGGGTTGTACGCGGGGGTGGTGGTGGCGGCGCTGAGCCTGGCGGGGATGCCGCTGAGCAGTGGTTACCTGGCAAAGATGTGGCTGAAAGACCTTGGCGGCGATCTGCCTCACGCGTGGCTGGGTTGGGTGGAGTTGCTGTTGCCGATCGCGGCGGTGGGGACGACACTGTTGATGGGCCGTCTGTTCTGGTTGTTGAGGCGTGAGCATCGTAACGAGGAGCATGATTACAAGCAGGGGTTGTGGGGGCCTTGGCTGGTGTTGCTGGCGTTGGTGGTGGGGATGACGTGGGTGACGCCGACGGTGTTGCGACTGGAGCCGACGGGGGTGGCGGCGCGGCCTGAGTTTGCTTGGGACGCGATGTGGGCGGCGTTCTGGCCGGTGGGCTTGGGGCTGTTGTTGTTGATGGCGATGGTGTGGCGAGGGGTGACGATTGCGTGGTGGATGCGCGTGCCGCCGGGGGATGCGCTGGTGATCGTGCGGTGGGGGATTGATCTGATGCGTCGGCCATGGGAGGGTGTGGTGATCCCGGCGTCGACACGATTAAGTGAGTCGGCGTTTGCGATGCGGAACTATCTGCTGCTGAAAGTCAGCAAGACGATGGCAGTGGGCGAGATCGTGCTCGTCCGATGGGGCGCGGGGGGGATCATGTTTATTCTGTTGATCCTCGTGTTGGCGCTGGCGGTGGTGATGGGGCGGGGTGTGGGAAGTGGAGGCTTGTGA
- a CDS encoding complex I subunit 5 family protein, translating into MNWAYWLPLLILFSSLGTGIAIFFLDEDQVLVRTVLNLAGAVVKLLLTVLVFVGMLTGVAYETRLPIVPGFELLLRVDAISILFMSLSAVLWLVTTVYAVGYLEGSPYRSRFFGFFSLCVTATMGIALAGNLLTFFIFYEMLTLATYPLVVHRGTRSALLAGRNYLFYTLTGGALFLAGIIWLKLLTGETDFAVGGILSDFVDSHAWSLRVMFVLMMAGLGVKAALVPLHGWLPQAMVAPAPVSALLHAVAVVKAGAYGIVRVVYEIFSTPVAYELGLLGPLAVLASVTIVYGSVRALMQDDLKRRLAFSTVSQLAYITLGTAIVGPLASVGALVHLVHQGLMKITLFFCAGNFAETLHVHKVSEMHGIGRRMPWTMAAFTVGALGMIGLPPMAGFVSKWYLGLGALAAEQGWVVGVLIVSSLLNAMYFLPIVHVAWFRSPAGPWDERMPEARWETRMMLLAPAVTTALLSVAAGVFAASPISPLAVAEIIAGRLYEGL; encoded by the coding sequence GTGAACTGGGCGTACTGGCTGCCTTTGTTGATTCTGTTCAGCTCGCTGGGCACGGGCATCGCGATCTTCTTCCTGGATGAGGATCAGGTGCTGGTGCGGACGGTGCTCAACCTTGCGGGCGCGGTGGTGAAGCTGTTGCTGACGGTGCTGGTGTTTGTGGGGATGCTTACGGGGGTGGCGTATGAGACGCGACTGCCGATCGTGCCGGGCTTTGAGCTGCTGCTGCGCGTGGACGCGATCTCGATTTTGTTCATGTCGCTGTCAGCGGTGTTGTGGCTGGTGACGACGGTGTATGCGGTGGGGTACTTGGAGGGGTCGCCGTACCGTAGCCGCTTTTTCGGGTTTTTCAGTTTGTGCGTCACCGCGACGATGGGCATTGCGCTGGCGGGCAACCTGCTGACGTTTTTCATTTTCTACGAGATGCTGACGCTGGCGACGTATCCGCTGGTGGTGCATCGCGGGACGCGGTCGGCGTTGCTGGCGGGCCGGAACTATCTGTTCTACACGCTGACGGGCGGGGCGCTGTTTCTGGCGGGCATCATCTGGCTGAAGCTGCTGACGGGTGAGACGGACTTTGCGGTTGGCGGCATTTTGAGCGACTTTGTTGATTCGCATGCGTGGTCGTTGCGGGTGATGTTCGTGTTGATGATGGCCGGGCTGGGTGTGAAGGCGGCGCTGGTGCCGTTGCATGGCTGGCTGCCGCAGGCGATGGTCGCGCCGGCGCCGGTGAGCGCGCTGCTGCACGCGGTGGCGGTGGTGAAGGCGGGGGCGTACGGGATCGTGCGGGTGGTGTATGAGATTTTCAGCACGCCGGTGGCGTACGAGTTGGGGCTGCTGGGGCCGTTGGCGGTGCTGGCGTCGGTGACGATTGTGTATGGCTCGGTGCGGGCGCTGATGCAGGATGACCTGAAGCGTCGGTTGGCGTTTTCGACGGTGAGCCAACTGGCGTATATCACGTTGGGCACGGCGATCGTGGGGCCGCTGGCGAGCGTGGGGGCGCTGGTGCACCTCGTGCACCAGGGGCTGATGAAGATCACGCTGTTTTTCTGCGCGGGCAATTTCGCGGAAACGTTGCACGTGCACAAGGTCAGCGAGATGCATGGCATTGGTCGGCGGATGCCCTGGACGATGGCGGCGTTTACGGTTGGTGCGCTGGGGATGATCGGCCTGCCGCCGATGGCGGGGTTCGTGAGCAAGTGGTACCTGGGGTTGGGGGCGCTCGCGGCGGAGCAGGGTTGGGTGGTGGGGGTGTTGATCGTCAGCAGTTTGCTCAACGCAATGTATTTTCTGCCAATCGTGCATGTGGCATGGTTCCGTTCGCCCGCGGGGCCTTGGGATGAGCGGATGCCGGAGGCGCGGTGGGAGACGCGGATGATGCTGCTGGCGCCGGCGGTGACGACGGCGTTGCTGTCGGTGGCGGCGGGTGTGTTTGCGGCGTCGCCGATCAGTCCGCTGGCGGTGGCGGAGATTATTGCGGGACGGTTGTATGAAGGGTTGTGA
- a CDS encoding complex I subunit 5 family protein: MSDLVVWSICLPLLGAAATFVGPGRLAPAVGGAFALATAVTGAMVTWLVYDGGVMRHELGGWGAPLGVELYVDGLNVFMLGMTAVVALAISVASLTYFGVRDHAASGPGRWSSAGGYWPVWLTLWASMNLAFASADLFNLYIALELVGLSAVALMLIGRDTQVLTAAMRYLLASLMASLGYLLGVAMLYARYGTLDLYLIGAQLTGEPATWMAMALMSVGLFVKTALFPLHFWLPPAHSSAPGPVSAILSALVVKVSFYLLLRLWFVVFADLLSPTFGQVVGVLAAGAIVGGSVQAILQRRLKLLIAYSTVAQLGYMFLLVPLTIPYGGSEAWHGGAWSGGMYHMLSHALAKSAMFLAAAAVLLSVGSDRIRHFRGMAHELPVATFAFALAGVSLMGLPPSGGFVAKWFLVSAAIETGQWWWAVVILGGGLLTAAYIFMVIRYAFLPPSPPAFKPVPKLLQATAMVLALLAVLIGLRAVEPFALLEMGTPFVEAAHVGTHQGEVAE, translated from the coding sequence GTGAGCGACCTGGTGGTGTGGTCAATCTGCCTGCCGTTGCTCGGCGCTGCGGCGACGTTCGTGGGGCCGGGTCGGCTTGCGCCGGCGGTGGGGGGCGCGTTTGCGCTGGCGACCGCAGTGACGGGGGCGATGGTCACGTGGCTGGTGTATGACGGGGGGGTGATGCGGCATGAGCTTGGCGGGTGGGGCGCGCCGCTGGGCGTCGAGCTTTACGTCGACGGGTTGAACGTGTTCATGCTGGGGATGACCGCGGTGGTGGCGCTGGCGATCAGCGTGGCGTCGCTGACCTACTTCGGCGTGCGCGATCATGCAGCCAGCGGGCCGGGGCGGTGGTCGTCGGCGGGCGGGTACTGGCCGGTGTGGTTGACGTTGTGGGCGTCGATGAACCTGGCGTTCGCGTCGGCGGACTTGTTCAATCTATACATCGCGTTGGAACTGGTGGGGCTGTCGGCGGTGGCGCTGATGCTCATCGGCCGCGACACGCAAGTGCTCACCGCCGCGATGCGCTACCTGCTCGCCTCGCTGATGGCGTCGCTGGGTTACTTGCTCGGCGTGGCGATGCTGTACGCGCGGTATGGCACGCTGGACCTGTACCTGATCGGCGCGCAGTTGACGGGTGAGCCTGCGACGTGGATGGCGATGGCGCTGATGAGTGTGGGGCTGTTTGTGAAGACGGCGTTGTTTCCGTTGCACTTCTGGCTGCCGCCTGCACATTCGAGCGCACCGGGGCCGGTGAGCGCGATCCTTTCGGCGCTGGTGGTGAAGGTGTCGTTCTACCTGCTGCTGCGATTGTGGTTTGTGGTGTTTGCGGATCTGCTTTCGCCGACGTTCGGGCAGGTGGTTGGCGTGCTGGCGGCGGGGGCGATCGTCGGCGGATCGGTGCAGGCGATTCTGCAACGCCGACTGAAGCTGTTGATCGCCTACTCGACGGTGGCGCAACTGGGCTACATGTTCCTGCTCGTGCCGTTGACGATTCCGTACGGCGGGAGCGAGGCCTGGCATGGTGGTGCGTGGTCGGGCGGGATGTATCACATGCTATCGCATGCGCTGGCGAAGTCGGCGATGTTCCTCGCGGCGGCGGCGGTGCTGCTGAGTGTAGGCAGCGATCGGATTCGACATTTTCGGGGGATGGCGCACGAACTGCCGGTGGCGACGTTTGCTTTCGCGCTGGCGGGGGTGAGCTTGATGGGGCTGCCGCCAAGCGGGGGGTTCGTGGCGAAGTGGTTTCTGGTCAGTGCAGCGATCGAGACGGGGCAGTGGTGGTGGGCGGTGGTGATTCTCGGTGGCGGGTTGCTGACGGCGGCTTATATTTTCATGGTGATACGGTATGCGTTTTTGCCGCCGAGCCCGCCGGCGTTCAAGCCCGTGCCGAAGCTGTTGCAAGCGACGGCGATGGTGCTTGCGTTGCTGGCGGTATTGATTGGCTTGCGCGCGGTCGAGCCGTTCGCGTTGCTGGAGATGGGCACGCCGTTCGTTGAGGCGGCGCATGTCGGGACGCATCAGGGGGAGGTGGCCGAGTGA
- a CDS encoding NADH-quinone oxidoreductase subunit K — protein sequence MMDQATIYAMAAVIVFCFALWGLISYAHLIRKIMALNIMGSAVFLFFGAMTRRGEPETTDPVPQAMVITGIVVAVAATAFAISLAKAIHRRTGQLRLPEERDA from the coding sequence ATGATGGACCAGGCGACGATCTACGCGATGGCGGCGGTCATCGTGTTCTGTTTTGCGCTGTGGGGTTTGATTTCGTATGCGCACCTGATCCGGAAGATCATGGCGTTGAACATCATGGGCTCGGCGGTGTTTCTTTTCTTCGGCGCGATGACGCGACGGGGTGAGCCGGAGACGACGGACCCGGTGCCGCAGGCGATGGTGATTACGGGGATCGTGGTGGCGGTGGCGGCGACGGCGTTTGCGATCAGCCTTGCGAAGGCGATCCATCGGCGGACCGGGCAGTTGCGTTTGCCGGAGGAGCGAGACGCGTGA
- a CDS encoding MnhB domain-containing protein, protein MRQEQTSTRRAELSRHAGWTTLVVGRPPRVISLVLAMVLAGAMGVVVFSLTGQPVVNLTAEAEAALDDSGVTNPVTAVLLNYRAMDTWLELVILWLAMVGAMVLLRADDLSGFGNTTGHGEMLPRLAGVLIPLMAMTGGYLLWRGTHGPGGAFQAGALWAAGGVVARLSGVDCLHRVPGWLLRSVYTLALVLFMWVGLMMLDDGGAFMQWPTAWAGELIFVLEVAATVSIAAALWSLVVVASPGDEAVTVEGDDR, encoded by the coding sequence CGAGCACGAGGCGGGCGGAGTTATCGCGGCACGCGGGTTGGACGACGCTGGTGGTCGGTCGTCCGCCGCGGGTGATCTCGCTGGTGCTGGCGATGGTGCTTGCGGGGGCGATGGGCGTGGTGGTGTTTTCGTTGACGGGGCAGCCAGTGGTGAACCTGACGGCCGAGGCGGAGGCGGCGCTGGACGACAGCGGCGTGACCAACCCGGTGACCGCGGTGCTGCTGAACTACCGCGCGATGGATACATGGCTGGAACTGGTCATTCTGTGGTTGGCGATGGTGGGGGCGATGGTGCTACTGCGGGCGGATGATCTGAGCGGGTTTGGCAATACGACGGGGCATGGCGAGATGCTGCCGAGGCTGGCGGGGGTGTTGATTCCGCTGATGGCGATGACGGGCGGGTACTTGCTGTGGCGGGGGACGCATGGTCCGGGCGGTGCGTTTCAGGCGGGGGCGTTGTGGGCGGCCGGGGGCGTGGTCGCGCGGCTGTCGGGGGTGGACTGCCTGCATCGCGTGCCGGGTTGGTTGTTGCGAAGCGTGTACACGTTGGCGCTGGTGCTGTTTATGTGGGTGGGGTTGATGATGTTGGATGATGGTGGGGCGTTTATGCAGTGGCCGACGGCTTGGGCGGGTGAGCTGATCTTTGTGTTGGAGGTGGCGGCGACGGTGTCGATTGCGGCGGCGTTGTGGTCGCTGGTGGTGGTGGCTTCGCCGGGCGATGAGGCGGTGACGGTGGAGGGGGATGACAGATGA